One Platichthys flesus chromosome 14, fPlaFle2.1, whole genome shotgun sequence genomic region harbors:
- the pgap6 gene encoding post-GPI attachment to proteins factor 6, protein MEACFLRGLLLFALTTSTSGGDGQVTFVSELSSKPAQKLSKYGWYGNVRLQRFHIPEETAVARWLFSITKLQNFHCGQKNVTVHIRWGAPPVINLIGSVFPNDTLWSPCLSLTLPVALHSSITFNHSDPAPGDWYVAAHLPQDDGRIEQKGLLSCAYFFQPQLSIRRAVDTPILQHGTFLQQTTAPDRPARLKFYVPEFASSLSVSVADCSSGEGADTGNCSLVVRLGSSSLQQGPVSMNCSGTGCSAVLSNPPWDTWLRVVVDSSQDNRTVTFSIIANYTVGCKPKSVGLKADDDIKKLRGNSNLTSAGNSSLAPAAVALFNDSASPLTFEPACVWSFPVLYEEVDVLSLRYTPVSGPNVSVTNTHPTLLTYPLHTLATGGTLNLQLTLNSTAVMLGNSSSVVACLSQWAPVLDLNQSQPCSTGLFGGYGLQVNATVTKAVVRLPFPESATWYLTLQLTCNSTDCGNTSVVHVIPEVFVSACVEDCGTYGECRLLRSYSYLYGACVCKAGWNGWGCTDDSTAQSYGRQLTATLLLALSNVIFLPVTVVAIKRYYFTEASVYLFTMFFSTFYHACDQPGIAVLCIMDYDTLQYCDFLGSVCSIWVTILCMARIRDVFKYTLFLLGTLLIAMSMQLDRKGLWNLLGPVLCALVIMVTAWVSRGVRRRHCYPPSWQRWVFYLIPGVTCALVGICLYVFGATEANYYYTHSLWHILMASCVMFLLPPKEKDREVLGWSRGWSWKWSWIWTWSWKPRVCGYTLCENGKEELYTVT, encoded by the exons ATGGAGGCTTGTTTTCTACGCGGACTCCTTCTCTTCGCTCTGACCACTTCGACGTCAGGAGGCG ATGGACAGGTGACCTTCGTGTCGGAGCTCTCATCCAAACCAGCTCAGAAGTTGTCCAAGTACGGTTGGTATGGCAACGTGAGGCTGCAGAGGTTTCACATACCGGAGGAGACCGCCGTCGCTCGCTGGCTGTTCTCCATCACCAAGCTCCAGAACTTCCATTGTGGACAGAAAAACGTCACCGT CCATATTCGATGGGGTGCCCCTCCAGTTATAAACCTGATAGGCTCGGTGTTTCCCAATGACACACTATGGAGTCCTTGCCTGTCTCTGACCCTACCAGTAGCACTACACAGCTCCATAACCTTTAACCACTCCGACCCTGCTCCCGGTGATTGGTACGTTGCTGCCCACTTGCCTCAGGATGACGGGCGCATCGAGCAGAAG GGTCTTCTGTCCTGCGCTTATTTCTTCCAGCCTCAGTTATCAATCAGGAGAGCGGTGGACACACCTATTTTACAGCATGGCACATTCCTCCAGCAGACCACTGCACCTGACAGACCGGCTCGCCTTAA gtTCTATGTTCCAGAGTTTGcctcttctctctccgtctctgtggCGGACTGTTCTTCAGGGGAGGGAGCAGACACTGGGAACTGTTCACTGGTCGTCAGGCTgggctcctcctctctgcagcagggCCCAGTATCAATGAACTGCTCAGGGACTGGCTGCTCTGCTGTGCTGTCTAACCCGCCTTGGGACACCTGGCTACGAGTTGTCGTTGACAGCAGCCAAGACAACCGCACTGTGACCTTTAGTATCATCGCAAACTACACAG TGGGTTGTAAGCCAAAAAGTGTCGGCCTTAAAGCAGACGACGACATTAAGAAGCTCCGTGGAAACAGCAACTTAACATCAGCAGGCAACAGCTCACTGGCTCCAGCCGCGGTCGCCTTATTCAATGACTCAGCATCACCGCTTACCTTTgagcctgcgtgtgtgtggagCTTCCCCGTGCTCTACGAGGAGGTGGACGTTCTGTCGCTGCGGTACACCCCCGTCAGCGGACCCAACGTCAgcgtcacaaacacacaccccacGCTGCTCACCTACCCCCTGCACACGCTAGCCACTGGTGGAACACTCAACCTGCAGCTCACACTCAACTCT ACTGCTGTAATGCTGGGGAACAGTAGCAGTGTGGTGGCCTGTCTGTCTCAATGGGCTCCAGTTCTCGATCTTAACCAGTCTCAACCCTGCAGCACGG gtttgtTTGGAGGTTATGGCCTTCAGGTGAATGCCACGGTGACTAAAGCTGTGGTCAGGCTGCCGTTCCCTGAGTCAGCAACATGGTACCTCACCCTGCAGCTCACATGCAACAG CACTGATTGCGGTAACACATCAGTGGTGCACGTGATCCCAGAGGTGTTTGTCAGTGCCTGTGTCGAGGACTGTGGGACATACGGTGAATGTAGACTACTGAGATCCTACAGCTACCTGTACGGTGCCTGTGTCTGCAAGGCTG gcTGGAACGGTTGGGGCTGCACTGATGATTCGACAGCTCAGTCGTACGGACGCCAGCTGACCGCTACTCTGCTTCTGGCTCTCAGTAACGTGATCTTCCTGCCTGTTACTGTGGTGGCCATCAAACGCTACTACTTCACAGAGGCGTCAGTCTACCTCTTCACCATGTTCTTCTCCACG TTCTACCATGCGTGTGACCAGCCGGGTATTGCTGTACTGTGTATAATGGACTACGATACCCTGCAATACTGTGACTTCCTGGGCTCTGTCTGTTCCATCTGGGTCACCATCCTGTGCATGGCTCGCATCAGGGACGTGTTCAAATAT aCTCTGTTTTTGCTCGGGACTCTGCTGATTGCTATGTCAATGCAACTGGACCGCAAAGGCCTGTGGAACCTGCTGGGCCCCGTCCTCTGTGCACTGGTGATCATGGTCACTGCATGG GTGTCCCGGGGGGTGCGGCGGCGACATTGCTACCCGCCTTCTTGGCAGCGCTGGGTCTTCTACCTGATCCCAGGGGTGACCTGTGCCCTCGTCGggatatgtttgtatgttttcggTGCAACAGAGGCAAACTActactacacacactcactgtggcACATCCTGATGGCCAGCTGCGTGATGTTCCTGCTGCCGCCGAAGGAGAAAGACAGGGAGGTGTTGGGCTGGAGCAGGGGCTGGAGCTGGAAATGGAGCTGGATCTGGACCTGGAGCTGGAAACCCCGGGTTTGTGGCTACACTCTCTGCGAGAACGGCAAGGAGGAGCTCTACACTGTCACATAG
- the LOC133968728 gene encoding leucine rich adaptor protein 1-like, translating to MAEESPRDFFPEMREVENKVGRRTPESLLMWMREAADCGDGCRCDEEDNGDHSSAFSGSFSDRISCLKQEMRRLRSADVRILRQLLAVHEGIEAMRWLMEERGSLVSGGGSLTGSLSSLVTIEEHGPSGTPCRDSQSPTFPQDLTETSGEDSAGHRSPHDDGDSFHKSYLDVQSPESGAARSPSPSNSEFEPNPANGLVNASLQKSQTQEVEAGQYSTAEAGTIKRALLRSRKARKEVKADISGLTQESEDIPTERGPPQESFRASQNEVMEEQESASPAETFLLGYDAQWCWVESQDDVTFL from the exons ATGGCAGAGGAGAGCCCTCGGGATTTCTTTCCAGAGATGAGGGAGGTGGAAAACAAGGTCGGGAGGAGAACACCTGAGAGTCTTCTGATGTGGATGAGGGAGGCAGCGGACTGTGGAGACGGCTGCAGGTGTGATGAGGAGGACAATGGAGACCACAGCTCTGCCTTCAGTGGAAGCTTCTCTGACAGGATCAGCTGTTTGAAACAAGAGATG AGAAGGCTTCGCTCTGCGGATGTGAGGATTCTGCGGCAGCTGCTGGCCGTGCACGAGGGTATCGAGGCCATGCGTTGGCTGATGGAGGAGCGGGGATCCCTGGTCAGTGGCGGCGGCAGCTTGACAGGAAGCCTGAGCAGCCTGGTCACTATAGAGGAGCACGGGCCCTCTGGGACGCCCTGCAG GGATAGCCAGAGTCCGACCTTCCCTCAAGATTTGACGGAAACATCAGGTGAGGACTCTGCAGGTCATCGATCACCACATGATGATGGTGATTCATTCCACAAGAGCTACTTGGATGTTCAGAGCCCCGAGTCTGGAGCAGCGAGATCTCCAAGTCCTTCCAACTCTGAGTTTGAACCCAACCCTGCCAACGGTTTGGTCAATGCCAGTTTACAAAAGTCACAAACACAGGAGGTGGAAGCAGGCCAATACTCCACAGCTGAAGCTGGTACCATCAAGAGAGCTCTGCTCAGATCTAGAAAAGCAAGAAAAGAAGTGAAAGCAGATATTAGTGGTTTGACCCAAGAGTCCGAGGACATTCCGACAGAGCGTGGTCCGCCTCAGGAGAGTTTCAGAGCCTCTCAGAATGAAGTGATGGAGGAGCAAGAGAGTGCATCACCTGCGGAGACTTTCCTGCTGGGGTATGACGCTCAGTGGTGCTGGGTGGAgtcgcaggatgatgtgacGTTTTTATGA